One region of Ardenticatenales bacterium genomic DNA includes:
- the lipA gene encoding lipoyl synthase yields the protein MPMSLIDVNEIEVSESQKPRRRPEWIRVRVPSGESYQNLKHLMRSKQLHTVCEEARCPNIGECWGAGTATFLIMGDTCTRSCGFCDIKTGRPAPLDWNEPERVAQAVKAMNLRHVVITSVNRDEREDGGAPIFALVIQRIRELQPGCTIEVLIPDFKGSAAALKIVMDTRPEILNHNVETVPRLFKKVQPQDHYEWALTTLRQAKQMEPDVLTKSGIMVGLGESLDEVVTVMADLADCGVDILTIGQYLQPSKKHLPVERYYMPAEFETLSQKGYELGFKWVESGALVRSSYRAEQQVAALSPIYKAYMAAREQTA from the coding sequence CGCAAAAACCACGCCGCCGACCGGAGTGGATTCGCGTGCGCGTGCCCAGTGGCGAAAGTTACCAAAACCTGAAACACCTCATGCGCAGCAAGCAATTACACACCGTCTGCGAAGAGGCACGCTGCCCCAACATTGGCGAATGCTGGGGGGCGGGAACCGCCACCTTCCTCATCATGGGCGACACCTGTACGCGCAGTTGCGGCTTCTGCGACATCAAAACGGGTCGCCCCGCCCCGCTGGACTGGAACGAACCCGAGCGCGTGGCCCAGGCGGTAAAGGCGATGAATTTGCGCCATGTTGTCATCACTTCCGTGAATCGGGATGAGCGGGAAGATGGCGGCGCGCCTATTTTCGCTCTCGTCATTCAGCGCATCCGTGAACTCCAGCCCGGCTGCACCATTGAGGTGCTTATCCCGGATTTCAAAGGCTCCGCCGCTGCGCTCAAAATCGTGATGGATACCCGTCCCGAAATTCTGAACCATAACGTCGAAACGGTGCCGCGGCTTTTCAAGAAGGTGCAGCCCCAAGACCATTATGAATGGGCGCTGACCACGCTGCGTCAGGCCAAACAGATGGAACCGGATGTCCTCACCAAAAGTGGCATTATGGTGGGATTGGGGGAATCTCTGGACGAAGTGGTGACGGTGATGGCGGACCTGGCCGACTGCGGTGTGGACATCCTCACTATCGGCCAGTACCTGCAACCAAGTAAGAAACATTTGCCTGTTGAACGGTATTATATGCCGGCAGAATTCGAGACCCTGAGCCAAAAAGGATACGAACTCGGCTTCAAATGGGTTGAAAGCGGCGCGCTCGTACGCAGCAGCTACCGCGCCGAACAACAAGTCGCTGCCCTCTCCCCCATCTACAAAGCATACATGGCCGCCAGAGAGCAAACCGCCTAA